One Marinifilum sp. JC120 DNA window includes the following coding sequences:
- a CDS encoding HAMP domain-containing protein: MTEQNIKISVPDTKERKRRQREYYLAFFCLLIFVGLGFVQLKYIGVNSYLFVGLFNLNFILLLIVLFIVVRNGVKLLLERRRRVLGSKLRTRMVLSFMTLSLVPTLLMFFMAMQFVQVSVDYWFKNQVEESMVQSLELGRAFYASAQEGLERRGDNILETIKENRYAWGGKSMKQFLGKKLGEYDLGLLGVIRPDRKKINWYSQGSWDKAWSEINAKVDWEDMKKNPRFWSTIHPMPGNDMVIGILPVDDGKTGFLIIGENIGQGLLYKLDQVVRGLDEYKQLKTLKYPLKMSLYLTLGVTTLLIILGSIWFGFRLSKELSAPIQALAAGSQRIARGDLTVRLEDRSDDELGFMVQSFNRMAEDLEDSQKSLKTANERLAQQNQELERRGRYMEAVLNNITAGVISLNEEGKISTVNSAIEEMLGIEARFVHGRDPLALLPEGDLASLIAEARSHMATSPFSQWQRQLSLTVEGRHRKFLVNVVALKAGESSTGIVAVFEDITELEKMQRIAAWREVARRIAHEIKNPLTPIKLSAQRLQRKFGSEIEDNVFRESTDLIISQVEHLQQMVQEFSAYAKLPEVRLKPDNITPLLEEVVSLYRNSHSNIEWSLSFDGELPQLELDREAMRRTLINLLTNAAEALDECESPTVTITAMHDATLGWLRVEVQDNGPGLSADERSRMFEPYFSSKKSGTGLGLTIVKSIVTDHRGFIRVKPADPHGTTFVLELPT, encoded by the coding sequence ATGACCGAGCAGAACATTAAAATAAGTGTACCCGACACCAAAGAACGAAAACGCAGACAGCGAGAATACTATCTAGCCTTCTTCTGTCTGCTGATTTTTGTGGGGCTTGGTTTTGTGCAGCTTAAGTACATCGGGGTCAACTCTTACCTTTTCGTAGGATTATTCAACCTGAACTTCATCCTGCTGCTCATTGTTCTGTTCATCGTGGTCCGCAACGGGGTCAAACTGCTCCTTGAGCGAAGGCGTAGGGTTCTCGGCTCCAAACTGCGAACGCGTATGGTCCTCTCTTTCATGACTCTTTCATTGGTGCCTACCCTGCTCATGTTCTTCATGGCTATGCAATTTGTGCAGGTTTCCGTGGATTACTGGTTCAAAAATCAGGTTGAGGAATCCATGGTCCAATCCCTTGAACTGGGAAGAGCCTTTTATGCTTCGGCGCAGGAAGGTCTTGAGCGGCGCGGAGACAATATTCTTGAGACCATCAAGGAGAACCGCTATGCATGGGGCGGTAAATCCATGAAACAATTCCTCGGTAAAAAACTGGGGGAATATGACCTCGGTCTGCTCGGGGTTATCCGGCCCGACCGCAAGAAGATCAACTGGTATTCACAAGGATCATGGGACAAAGCCTGGTCAGAGATCAACGCCAAGGTAGACTGGGAGGACATGAAAAAGAATCCGCGATTCTGGTCCACCATTCATCCCATGCCCGGTAACGACATGGTCATCGGTATTCTCCCGGTTGACGACGGTAAAACCGGATTCCTGATCATCGGGGAAAACATCGGACAGGGGCTGCTTTACAAGCTTGATCAGGTTGTACGCGGCCTTGATGAATACAAGCAGCTCAAAACCCTCAAATATCCGCTCAAGATGAGTCTTTATCTGACCCTTGGCGTTACTACCCTGCTGATCATTCTCGGTTCCATCTGGTTCGGATTCCGACTTTCCAAAGAACTTTCCGCACCTATTCAGGCCTTGGCCGCAGGTTCGCAGCGCATTGCCAGAGGCGACCTGACCGTACGTCTTGAAGATCGCTCCGACGATGAACTGGGCTTCATGGTCCAGTCCTTCAACCGCATGGCTGAAGACCTTGAAGACAGCCAGAAAAGCCTAAAAACCGCCAACGAAAGACTGGCCCAGCAGAATCAGGAACTGGAACGCAGAGGCCGCTACATGGAAGCGGTGCTCAACAACATTACTGCCGGGGTCATTTCCCTTAACGAAGAAGGGAAGATCAGCACCGTCAACTCAGCCATTGAAGAAATGCTGGGCATTGAAGCCCGCTTTGTACACGGCAGAGATCCGTTGGCCCTGCTCCCAGAAGGGGATCTGGCCTCGCTAATTGCCGAAGCACGCTCCCACATGGCCACCAGCCCATTCTCCCAGTGGCAGAGACAGCTTTCCCTCACAGTGGAAGGAAGGCACAGAAAATTTCTGGTCAACGTAGTGGCCCTCAAAGCTGGAGAATCAAGTACCGGTATCGTGGCAGTGTTTGAAGATATTACCGAGCTGGAAAAAATGCAGCGCATTGCGGCATGGCGTGAAGTGGCCAGACGCATCGCCCACGAAATCAAGAATCCCCTCACTCCTATCAAACTTTCAGCCCAGCGGTTGCAACGCAAGTTCGGCTCCGAAATAGAAGATAATGTTTTCAGGGAAAGTACGGATCTGATCATCTCCCAAGTGGAACACCTGCAACAGATGGTTCAGGAATTTTCCGCCTATGCCAAACTGCCTGAAGTGCGGCTCAAGCCGGACAACATCACCCCCCTGCTTGAAGAAGTGGTCAGCCTCTACCGCAACAGCCACAGCAATATTGAATGGTCCCTAAGCTTTGATGGTGAACTGCCGCAATTGGAACTGGACCGTGAAGCTATGCGCCGCACCCTGATCAATCTGCTCACCAATGCTGCGGAAGCATTGGATGAATGCGAATCCCCTACTGTCACCATTACCGCCATGCATGATGCCACCCTTGGCTGGCTGAGAGTCGAGGTACAGGACAACGGCCCCGGACTTTCTGCCGACGAGCGCTCCAGAATGTTTGAACCATATTTCTCCAGCAAAAAAAGCGGAACCGGACTTGGCCTGACCATTGTCAAATCAATCGTAACCGACCATCGCGGCTTCATCAGGGTCAAACCGGCCGACCCCCACGGAACGACTTTCGTGCTGGAGCTTCCCACCTGA
- a CDS encoding DUF4390 domain-containing protein, which yields MKAERSMINMTQQAYPTFNAWKGLILWLSFFILFLPGTAQASSLQLKNMVLDNQAGSIMARFGIELTADTQVEEALQNGIKLKLECKASLFENKSVWLDSKVASKTYNSKLYFDSLSNQFVLEKPGGKIFKNKSLSILLREEWKSFVLDLGPWSTLKRGERYNLRLKVRLDRTEVPAWLKNTLFFWSWDIIPAATYQLDFTY from the coding sequence ATGAAAGCAGAAAGATCAATGATAAACATGACTCAGCAAGCATACCCAACCTTCAATGCATGGAAAGGGCTAATCTTATGGCTGAGCTTTTTCATTCTATTCCTTCCCGGAACAGCTCAAGCCAGCTCATTGCAACTCAAGAATATGGTGCTGGACAATCAGGCCGGTTCCATCATGGCCCGCTTCGGTATTGAACTTACCGCCGACACTCAGGTGGAAGAAGCCCTGCAAAACGGCATAAAACTCAAGCTTGAATGCAAAGCCTCGCTTTTTGAAAACAAAAGCGTCTGGCTGGACTCAAAGGTTGCAAGCAAGACATACAATAGCAAACTATACTTCGACTCCCTCTCCAATCAATTTGTGCTGGAAAAACCGGGAGGCAAGATATTCAAAAACAAAAGCTTATCCATACTCCTGCGCGAAGAATGGAAGAGCTTTGTCCTTGATCTGGGTCCATGGTCCACCCTTAAGCGTGGGGAAAGATACAATCTACGGTTAAAAGTCCGTCTTGACCGCACCGAAGTTCCCGCATGGCTGAAGAACACCCTCTTTTTCTGGTCATGGGATATAATCCCGGCCGCAACTTACCAATTAGATTTCACATACTGA
- a CDS encoding DUF748 domain-containing protein — protein sequence MLNKIREQWSRLNRPGKAGVIIAGVLIFYTLVGFFLVPFTIKKVALSKLPSLLNRPVRIEQVELNPYTLNFSIHGLEIGKKEGEGNLFAFKTFDLNLDSFSLFRFSLILDQIRILDPQVDLSIFRGGSSISDLIPEGDVEEQPEGADEEKSFFPFIVRDLDVTNGTCRVYDKVRDVRHEISGLDLFVPFTSSLSRDNDKQVQPTLNMVINGTPFAMKGHSLPFNESLKTEFDFSLKNAQLAEYWPYLPIYETTELKSGSLSSDLVLSFERSDSLLPRVLIGGKANISNFDLAARKGPSLLKFKKLDVDIEEVRILRRVVKISSIRLSDPYLKVGLKEDGSPDLLDYLTPSIEAGEKSKKAGTETESRPALAALVKDFKLDNGLVDFTDNAFGKGFNKKIGPIMVHASNVSTAENGAGTWDFRIGSNSTEILSGQGGMTVIPLSVNGSVAVEDLDIPDYHVYLDDPLPLDVARGKVGLGSDFQFAAQNGSVRLDNIRVNVDSLDLQPKGGGKTLIGLDGFVMSNGTVDVNKKSVVIDSIDLNKLLIRLMRDKKGIDLLKQIKKHQKQVKSKGVGIPVKQSEESTEAADAEGDPWQVVLNRFNLVDSAFEFTDRAATKKTVTSISNIKVGVSGLTFPEKQPLKLALSAVVNKRGSIDINGQAGPQSLTGKGSVLVRKLRLRDFNGYLPPQMQMNIARGHVDVHGNWNFSAANEPVAGYTGKVQLKDLLIRDNQGNKQFFHLDDLAVREIDFRSAPLKVKVGSIAVLAPQANLEREADGTFNIARMLTGKRAEPVDEDAVEEQAEQAAEKAEVARVKGVAPADGVAELKAPSEAEKKENFVSVSKIFMSNGTVTFKDYAVSPAFELDITKMRSAVRGLELPHGERTDISFNATLDRQSPLVAEGFLQPTSEGADTDITVSLANLDMTQLSPYTEKFIAYPVSTGMLSSDVGVKLRGKIVAVDNVFDIYQFEVGEKVDNPDAPSIPIGLGLALLRDSSGNIRLDIPVEGDLSDPQFKLGKVIGRAIVNLLVKAVTSPFALIGALVGGGEDMDVMAFEPGKAGFKEGELSKVESVAKAMADRPGLKLEISGFTAPEDIPAMEEAEFRRQVAMPKFLDLEGDENAPTSVDEVVVSAEEYPEYLEAAYKDATFERPTNFLGIVVAQPVPDMEKALRDHIKISDTQLADLARSRAEKVRTKLVEESGIEPGRVFLKGMSATGKGTGPRVELGLQ from the coding sequence ATGTTAAATAAAATACGCGAACAATGGAGCAGGCTTAATCGTCCGGGTAAGGCCGGGGTGATAATAGCCGGGGTGCTTATTTTTTATACGCTTGTCGGTTTTTTTCTTGTTCCTTTCACCATCAAGAAAGTTGCCCTTTCCAAGCTGCCCTCACTGCTGAACAGGCCGGTGCGTATTGAGCAGGTTGAGTTGAACCCTTACACCCTGAATTTTTCGATTCATGGTTTAGAGATCGGCAAGAAGGAGGGGGAAGGGAATCTGTTTGCGTTCAAAACATTTGATCTCAACCTTGATTCATTTTCTCTGTTCCGTTTTTCCTTGATTTTGGACCAGATCAGAATTTTGGACCCGCAAGTTGATTTATCCATTTTCCGCGGCGGGAGCAGTATTTCCGATCTTATCCCGGAAGGTGATGTTGAAGAACAGCCCGAGGGAGCAGACGAAGAAAAGTCTTTTTTCCCGTTTATTGTCCGTGATTTAGACGTAACGAACGGAACATGCAGAGTTTATGATAAAGTTCGTGATGTGCGTCATGAAATTTCCGGTCTGGATTTGTTCGTGCCTTTTACCTCTTCCCTAAGCCGGGATAATGATAAACAGGTACAGCCTACTCTTAATATGGTCATCAATGGTACTCCCTTTGCTATGAAGGGACATTCCCTGCCTTTTAATGAAAGTCTGAAGACCGAGTTCGATTTCTCTCTTAAAAATGCGCAGCTGGCTGAGTACTGGCCATACCTGCCTATTTACGAAACCACTGAGCTTAAAAGCGGTAGCTTGAGTTCAGATCTGGTGCTTTCCTTTGAGCGCAGTGATTCGCTGCTGCCGAGGGTGTTGATCGGTGGTAAGGCCAACATTTCAAATTTCGATCTTGCAGCTAGAAAAGGTCCTTCCCTGCTCAAATTTAAAAAATTGGATGTGGATATTGAAGAGGTACGAATTCTTAGACGTGTGGTGAAGATCTCTTCCATCCGTTTGAGCGATCCTTATCTAAAAGTCGGCCTTAAAGAAGATGGCAGCCCGGATTTGCTTGACTATCTTACCCCTTCAATTGAGGCCGGAGAGAAATCCAAGAAAGCTGGAACTGAAACAGAAAGCCGACCTGCATTAGCTGCGTTGGTTAAGGATTTCAAGCTTGATAACGGGTTGGTGGATTTTACCGACAATGCGTTTGGTAAGGGATTCAACAAGAAAATCGGGCCGATCATGGTTCATGCCAGTAACGTAAGCACTGCCGAAAACGGAGCCGGAACATGGGATTTTCGTATCGGTTCCAACTCTACTGAAATTCTCAGCGGGCAGGGCGGTATGACTGTCATCCCCCTTTCGGTAAATGGTTCAGTTGCTGTGGAAGATCTGGATATTCCCGATTACCACGTTTACCTTGATGATCCCCTGCCTCTTGATGTTGCCCGCGGCAAGGTTGGGCTGGGCAGTGATTTCCAGTTCGCAGCGCAGAATGGTTCAGTGCGGTTGGATAATATCCGGGTCAATGTGGATTCTCTTGATCTGCAACCCAAGGGCGGCGGTAAGACCTTGATCGGGCTGGACGGATTTGTCATGAGCAACGGTACGGTGGACGTAAACAAAAAATCAGTGGTCATAGATTCTATCGATCTCAATAAACTTCTGATCCGGCTCATGCGTGATAAAAAGGGTATTGACCTGCTCAAGCAGATTAAAAAGCACCAGAAGCAGGTCAAATCCAAGGGCGTTGGGATTCCAGTCAAACAATCCGAAGAATCAACAGAAGCAGCCGATGCGGAGGGTGATCCATGGCAAGTGGTCCTGAACAGATTCAATCTTGTTGATTCAGCCTTTGAATTTACTGACCGGGCAGCCACGAAAAAGACGGTCACCAGTATCAGCAATATTAAAGTCGGGGTTAGCGGGCTGACCTTTCCTGAAAAACAACCTCTTAAGCTGGCTCTTTCAGCCGTGGTTAACAAGCGCGGTTCTATCGATATTAACGGGCAGGCCGGGCCGCAGTCTCTTACGGGCAAGGGCAGTGTGCTGGTTCGAAAATTACGCTTACGCGATTTTAACGGCTACCTGCCCCCGCAGATGCAGATGAATATCGCCCGCGGGCATGTAGACGTACACGGCAATTGGAATTTTTCAGCGGCAAATGAGCCTGTGGCTGGATATACAGGCAAGGTTCAGCTTAAGGATCTGCTCATCCGTGACAATCAGGGTAACAAGCAGTTTTTCCATCTGGATGATTTGGCTGTGCGTGAGATCGATTTCCGGTCCGCACCGCTTAAAGTCAAAGTAGGGTCTATTGCCGTGCTGGCTCCGCAAGCAAATCTTGAGCGCGAAGCTGACGGCACTTTCAATATTGCTCGCATGCTGACCGGCAAGCGGGCCGAGCCTGTGGATGAAGATGCCGTTGAAGAGCAGGCCGAGCAGGCGGCGGAGAAAGCTGAAGTGGCTCGGGTGAAAGGTGTTGCCCCGGCAGACGGAGTAGCCGAACTAAAAGCACCTAGCGAAGCGGAGAAAAAGGAAAATTTTGTTTCCGTGAGCAAGATTTTCATGAGCAACGGCACGGTTACCTTTAAAGATTACGCTGTCTCTCCGGCCTTTGAACTGGATATTACCAAGATGCGTTCTGCGGTGCGTGGTCTTGAGCTGCCTCATGGAGAGCGCACCGATATTTCATTCAATGCCACCCTTGATCGTCAATCTCCATTGGTGGCTGAAGGTTTCCTACAACCCACATCCGAAGGTGCGGATACCGATATCACTGTTTCCCTTGCCAATCTGGATATGACTCAGCTTTCACCTTACACTGAGAAATTCATTGCTTATCCGGTCAGTACCGGCATGCTCAGCTCTGATGTGGGGGTTAAGTTGCGCGGCAAGATCGTAGCCGTGGATAATGTTTTTGATATCTACCAGTTTGAGGTGGGCGAGAAGGTGGATAACCCGGATGCCCCCAGCATCCCTATCGGTCTCGGCTTGGCTTTGCTCCGGGACAGCAGTGGTAATATTCGGCTTGATATTCCGGTGGAGGGAGATCTTTCAGATCCCCAATTCAAGCTGGGCAAGGTTATCGGCCGGGCCATCGTCAACCTGCTGGTTAAGGCCGTTACTTCGCCCTTCGCCTTGATAGGCGCGCTGGTGGGCGGGGGGGAGGATATGGATGTGATGGCTTTTGAACCAGGTAAGGCTGGTTTTAAGGAAGGGGAGTTGTCCAAGGTTGAGTCTGTTGCCAAGGCCATGGCTGATCGTCCGGGCCTTAAGCTTGAGATCAGCGGATTTACCGCTCCCGAGGATATTCCGGCCATGGAAGAGGCCGAGTTTCGCAGGCAGGTGGCCATGCCCAAGTTTCTCGATCTTGAAGGCGATGAGAATGCGCCTACTTCAGTTGACGAAGTGGTGGTCAGCGCGGAAGAGTATCCCGAGTATCTGGAAGCGGCCTACAAGGATGCAACCTTTGAAAGGCCGACTAACTTCTTAGGTATAGTGGTGGCTCAGCCCGTGCCGGATATGGAAAAAGCCTTGCGGGATCATATCAAGATCAGCGATACTCAGTTGGCGGACTTAGCGCGGAGCAGGGCTGAGAAAGTCCGCACCAAGCTTGTGGAAGAATCCGGTATTGAGCCGGGACGTGTTTTCCTCAAGGGAATGTCTGCTACCGGAAAAGGAACCGGACCGCGTGTTGAGTTGGGGTTGCAGTAA
- a CDS encoding YtxH domain-containing protein yields MSWLKKVVYVLCLVAMMAVVSGCEDNNGAGEKLGKQFDQAMEQAKDKADEMSDQAKDAYEDAKDKAKEALDN; encoded by the coding sequence ATGAGTTGGTTGAAAAAAGTAGTTTATGTTCTTTGTCTGGTTGCCATGATGGCTGTTGTTTCCGGTTGCGAAGATAACAACGGTGCTGGCGAAAAGCTCGGCAAGCAGTTCGATCAGGCCATGGAACAGGCCAAAGACAAAGCTGATGAGATGAGCGATCAGGCCAAAGATGCATACGAGGATGCCAAGGATAAGGCTAAGGAAGCTTTGGATAATTAG
- a CDS encoding class I SAM-dependent methyltransferase, with product MSNILHKFPKKRPPLSDELQKIYHEHYKANREGETTASFVATTLEKWMHIKIAESKAEGSILEIGAGTLNHIPYENNFTSYDIVEPYEGLYKGSRNLRHVRYIYNNIIDLPKAQYDRILSIAAFEHICDLPDLVNQCRNLLKPDGVLQVAIPSEGTPLWYLAQLIGTGLEFRLKYQLDYFELIRHEHVNTAEEVTEILKLYFNDIKIKTFGICPYLSLYQYLECRNIP from the coding sequence ATGAGTAATATTTTACATAAATTCCCCAAGAAAAGGCCGCCTCTCTCTGATGAGCTTCAAAAGATATATCACGAGCATTACAAAGCAAATAGGGAAGGAGAGACTACAGCCTCATTCGTTGCCACAACTTTAGAGAAATGGATGCATATAAAAATAGCTGAATCGAAGGCTGAAGGGAGCATTCTTGAAATTGGGGCAGGAACACTCAATCACATCCCATACGAAAATAATTTTACATCATATGATATAGTTGAACCATATGAAGGACTCTACAAAGGAAGTCGCAACCTCAGGCATGTAAGATATATATACAACAATATTATTGATCTACCAAAGGCTCAATATGACCGTATTTTAAGCATTGCTGCATTTGAGCATATATGTGACTTACCAGATCTCGTTAACCAATGTCGCAACCTTCTTAAACCTGATGGAGTATTGCAAGTAGCCATTCCCAGTGAAGGGACTCCGCTTTGGTACTTAGCTCAATTAATAGGTACAGGTCTCGAATTTAGACTTAAATATCAACTCGACTACTTTGAACTAATCCGCCACGAGCATGTCAACACAGCAGAAGAAGTAACAGAAATTTTAAAGCTGTATTTTAATGACATTAAAATCAAAACTTTTGGTATATGCCCATACCTATCCCTCTATCAATATCTGGAATGTCGTAATATTCCATAG
- a CDS encoding glycosyltransferase — protein sequence MQENTFDIKTKKISVVVPVLNEEQNVPLICDKITEVLKNYNFEIIFVDDGSTDRTLLQLQSLSSKHENINFISLSRNWGHQCALKAGLDHATGDCVISMDGDLQHPPELMITFIDRWSQGADIVHSVRKEDPNLPFLKKFTSSTFYKIINKISNLNIKPGTADFRLLDRKVVEACRNLNEDVYFWRGIIPWLGFTQEYIEYEPNSRQYGKSKYNLKKMLGLAINGVASFSLIPLRAASLIGSGVLLIALAYLAYIIIQFLIGNTVPGWSSIMAAILILGAIQLIFLGTIGEYVGKTYLGSKKRPTYFIKEMNAQLLDKNRHKQM from the coding sequence ATGCAAGAAAACACTTTTGACATCAAAACAAAAAAAATCAGTGTAGTAGTACCCGTTCTCAATGAAGAACAAAATGTCCCTCTAATATGTGATAAAATAACTGAAGTCCTTAAAAATTATAACTTTGAAATCATCTTCGTTGACGATGGGAGCACAGATAGAACTCTCTTACAATTACAGAGCTTAAGTTCAAAACACGAGAATATTAATTTCATATCCCTCTCAAGAAACTGGGGACATCAATGTGCGCTTAAGGCAGGTCTTGACCACGCAACCGGAGACTGCGTTATCTCTATGGATGGAGATTTACAACACCCACCTGAATTAATGATTACCTTCATCGACAGGTGGTCTCAAGGTGCAGATATTGTCCACTCAGTTAGAAAGGAAGATCCAAACCTTCCTTTTCTCAAAAAATTTACATCAAGCACATTCTATAAAATAATCAACAAAATTTCTAATTTGAATATCAAACCGGGAACTGCTGATTTCAGACTTTTAGATCGCAAGGTAGTAGAAGCGTGTCGAAATTTAAATGAGGATGTATATTTTTGGCGTGGAATAATTCCATGGCTGGGATTTACACAAGAATACATTGAATATGAACCTAACAGTAGGCAATACGGAAAGAGCAAATACAATTTGAAAAAAATGCTAGGCTTAGCAATTAATGGAGTAGCCTCTTTCAGCCTTATTCCACTACGGGCAGCATCATTAATTGGGTCTGGAGTTCTACTTATTGCCCTCGCGTACTTAGCATATATCATTATCCAATTCTTAATTGGAAACACTGTCCCCGGATGGTCTTCCATTATGGCTGCGATACTCATCTTGGGCGCGATACAGCTTATTTTCCTAGGTACTATTGGAGAATATGTTGGCAAAACATACTTAGGGAGCAAAAAACGCCCAACTTACTTTATCAAAGAGATGAATGCCCAACTGCTAGACAAAAATCGCCATAAGCAAATGTAA
- the tkt gene encoding transketolase, which yields MSNNQLDQKAVNVVKGLIMDSIRKANSGHPGGSMSSADFAYVLYKDFLKFDPSNPEWADRDRFVMAAGHESPLLYSILHLCGLLTIEDLKQFRQLDSITPGHPEHDMTPGVEATSGPLGQGFCVGVGMATAEAFLNANTSDDVVDHYTYVLSSDGDFQEPVSLGAATLAGLWGLGKLVVYYDSNDIQLAGPTSKCDCTDFKKVFEAMCWHVVEIDGHDHDAIREAVKAGQAETSKPTLIIGKTVMAKGAATCEGSHSTHGSPLSHEEIESTKKCFGLPEKETFYVPEDVVEHFQARFPDLKALAAQWKEKSDAALAADEKIAAFWANANTPRNEIKLELPEFEAGQSIATRKAWGACLDAITDALPTLVGGSADLDPSNQTANFRKKVGDFAIDGKTARNLAFGVREFPMSVILNGMALHGGVIPFGATFLTFSDYCRNGMRMSALQHLPVLYIYTHDSFYVGEDGPTHQPIEHVSSLRLIPNLLVLRPADARETAACLEIAMAQTKRPSSLMLTRQGLPVLGKDEYPQVEEGVKRGGYIVKDCEGTPDMIAIAAGSEVSLAIEAASMIEGKKIRVVSMPSVELFEEQDQQYKDSVLDPNVRTRVAAEAGRPEGWYKYVGLDGAVLGIDHFGASAPATQLAEKYGFTAANLAELMKKQF from the coding sequence ATGAGTAACAACCAGTTGGACCAGAAAGCGGTCAACGTTGTCAAAGGTTTGATCATGGACTCCATCCGCAAGGCCAATTCCGGCCATCCCGGCGGTTCCATGTCTTCCGCAGACTTTGCCTACGTCCTGTACAAGGACTTCCTTAAATTCGACCCCAGCAATCCTGAATGGGCTGATCGCGACCGTTTCGTTATGGCTGCCGGTCACGAATCTCCGCTTCTCTACTCCATACTGCACCTCTGCGGACTGCTGACCATTGAAGATCTCAAACAGTTCCGCCAGCTGGACTCCATCACCCCCGGTCACCCCGAACACGACATGACCCCCGGCGTTGAAGCCACTTCCGGCCCTCTGGGTCAGGGTTTCTGTGTCGGTGTCGGTATGGCTACCGCTGAGGCTTTCCTCAATGCCAACACCAGCGACGACGTTGTAGACCACTACACCTACGTACTCTCCTCCGACGGCGACTTTCAGGAGCCTGTATCTCTTGGCGCTGCAACCCTCGCCGGACTCTGGGGACTCGGTAAGCTTGTTGTTTACTACGATTCCAACGACATCCAGCTCGCAGGCCCCACCAGCAAGTGCGACTGCACCGATTTCAAAAAGGTTTTCGAAGCCATGTGCTGGCACGTTGTGGAAATCGACGGTCACGACCACGATGCCATCCGCGAAGCAGTGAAAGCAGGTCAGGCTGAAACTTCCAAGCCTACCCTGATCATCGGTAAAACCGTAATGGCTAAAGGCGCAGCAACCTGCGAAGGCAGCCACTCCACTCACGGTTCCCCGCTTTCCCACGAAGAAATCGAATCCACCAAAAAATGCTTCGGTCTTCCTGAAAAAGAAACTTTCTACGTTCCCGAAGATGTTGTTGAACATTTTCAGGCCCGTTTCCCCGATCTCAAAGCACTGGCAGCTCAGTGGAAAGAAAAATCCGACGCAGCACTGGCCGCAGACGAAAAAATCGCCGCTTTCTGGGCTAATGCCAACACTCCCCGCAACGAGATCAAACTTGAGCTGCCCGAATTTGAAGCTGGTCAGTCTATTGCAACCCGTAAGGCATGGGGCGCATGCCTCGACGCCATCACCGACGCTCTACCCACTCTCGTGGGTGGTTCCGCGGACCTCGATCCCTCCAACCAGACTGCGAACTTCCGCAAAAAGGTTGGCGACTTCGCCATTGACGGCAAGACCGCACGCAACCTAGCTTTCGGTGTCCGTGAATTCCCCATGTCCGTTATCCTTAACGGTATGGCCCTGCACGGCGGCGTAATCCCCTTCGGCGCAACTTTCCTGACCTTCTCCGACTATTGCAGAAACGGCATGCGAATGTCCGCATTGCAGCACCTGCCGGTCCTCTACATCTACACTCACGATTCATTCTATGTAGGTGAAGACGGCCCCACCCACCAGCCCATTGAGCACGTATCTTCTCTGCGTCTCATCCCCAACTTGCTGGTGCTCCGCCCCGCAGATGCACGTGAAACCGCAGCCTGCCTAGAAATCGCCATGGCCCAGACCAAGCGCCCTTCCTCCCTCATGCTCACCCGTCAGGGACTGCCCGTCCTCGGCAAAGATGAGTACCCGCAGGTTGAAGAAGGCGTTAAGCGCGGTGGTTACATTGTGAAGGATTGCGAAGGCACCCCGGATATGATCGCCATTGCCGCCGGTTCCGAAGTATCCCTCGCCATTGAGGCTGCTTCCATGATCGAAGGCAAAAAGATCCGTGTGGTCTCCATGCCCTCCGTGGAACTCTTCGAAGAGCAGGATCAGCAGTACAAAGATTCCGTACTCGATCCCAATGTCCGCACCCGCGTAGCAGCAGAAGCAGGCCGCCCCGAAGGCTGGTACAAGTACGTAGGCCTCGACGGCGCAGTACTCGGCATCGACCACTTCGGCGCATCCGCACCCGCAACCCAGCTTGCAGAGAAATACGGCTTCACCGCCGCCAACCTCGCCGAGCTGATGAAGAAACAGTTCTAG
- the rpiB gene encoding ribose 5-phosphate isomerase B codes for MAGKVVIGSDHGGFTLKTFAIKLLTDMGYDVVDAGPEEAVSCDYPVYAEKVADMVTGENIPGILICGTGLGMSMAANKHKGIRAAMCTNEYMAKMARAHNNANILCLGERVIGPGLAEEIIRAFMTSEFEGDRHMRRINLFDK; via the coding sequence ATGGCCGGTAAAGTTGTAATCGGTTCGGACCACGGGGGCTTCACCCTCAAGACATTTGCCATCAAACTGCTCACTGATATGGGCTACGATGTGGTAGACGCCGGACCTGAAGAAGCTGTCAGCTGCGACTATCCTGTTTACGCCGAAAAAGTAGCCGATATGGTTACCGGGGAAAACATTCCCGGAATCCTGATCTGCGGAACCGGACTCGGCATGTCCATGGCTGCAAACAAGCACAAGGGCATCCGCGCCGCCATGTGTACCAATGAGTACATGGCTAAAATGGCACGCGCACACAACAACGCCAATATCCTCTGCCTCGGTGAACGAGTGATCGGGCCTGGATTAGCGGAAGAAATCATCCGCGCCTTCATGACCTCCGAGTTTGAAGGTGATCGGCACATGCGTAGAATCAATCTTTTCGATAAATAG